In a genomic window of Chryseobacterium sp. G0162:
- a CDS encoding helix-turn-helix domain-containing protein, translating into MSTHIKPLENKQNQKYHFIPDVPDMISYQNFRNEAMDGIAGTEEAFSLFLIKKGHGTHTVDGEVKEVQNRQLHFVFSGQINQWDLGFGYEIDRIMISGKIFETFGSYLKYPFTHYMKLGNISLSAESFEKFQYEFINIGAEVKSGPEGQLTSEFRLKVIMLMLSKEIYRLHYEKRMDSACLLSKFITLVFEHFREQRTVSFYADKLSVTTNYLNILCNKHLGKTATGIISRELLAEIKQYLAASNVSIKELAILMNFSSITSFYAFFKKYTGMTPKEFQNQYTGINVLNRIPEDL; encoded by the coding sequence ATGAGTACACATATCAAGCCTCTTGAAAATAAACAAAATCAAAAATACCACTTCATTCCGGATGTTCCTGATATGATTTCATATCAGAACTTCCGGAATGAAGCTATGGATGGTATTGCAGGAACAGAAGAGGCCTTTTCATTATTTTTAATAAAAAAAGGTCATGGAACTCACACAGTAGACGGAGAAGTAAAAGAAGTTCAGAACAGACAGCTGCATTTTGTATTTTCAGGGCAGATCAACCAATGGGATCTGGGATTTGGTTATGAAATAGATCGTATAATGATCTCTGGGAAAATATTTGAAACTTTCGGCAGTTATCTAAAATACCCTTTCACTCATTATATGAAGTTGGGAAACATTAGTTTATCAGCAGAAAGTTTTGAAAAATTTCAATATGAATTTATCAATATTGGAGCTGAGGTGAAAAGTGGGCCGGAAGGACAATTAACTTCTGAATTCAGGCTTAAAGTCATCATGTTGATGCTGAGCAAAGAAATCTACAGGCTTCATTATGAAAAAAGAATGGATTCTGCCTGTCTTCTTTCTAAATTTATTACATTGGTATTTGAACATTTTCGAGAACAAAGAACAGTCAGTTTTTATGCCGATAAATTGTCTGTTACAACCAATTATCTGAATATTCTGTGCAATAAGCACCTAGGAAAAACAGCAACCGGAATCATAAGCCGAGAATTATTAGCAGAAATCAAACAATATCTGGCGGCTTCCAATGTATCAATTAAAGAATTAGCTATTCTGATGAATTTCAGTTCAATCACCAGTTTTTATGCTTTTTTTAAAAAGTACACGGGAATGACACCCAAAGAGTTTCAAAATCAATATACAGGCATAAACGTACTGAATAGAATACCGGAAGATCTATAA
- a CDS encoding SDR family NAD(P)-dependent oxidoreductase, which yields MKKWKVNETIEAFGSLDIAVNNAGIVDASPVHEKTIEEWQKVLNINLSGVFYGMKYQIAQMRKQSTGGAVVNMGSIMSQVAEFGIASYASSKHGLVGLTKVAALENGTHNIRVNAIGPGYIETPLLMDNAAQSTEYRSYMESKHAMKRLGKPEEIAKAVLFLASDDASFCTGAYLPVDGGYLIQ from the coding sequence ATGAAGAAGTGGAAAGTTAATGAAACGATAGAGGCGTTCGGAAGTTTGGATATAGCGGTTAATAATGCAGGAATTGTAGACGCATCTCCTGTTCATGAAAAGACAATAGAAGAATGGCAGAAAGTTCTTAATATCAATCTGAGCGGGGTGTTTTATGGAATGAAATATCAGATTGCCCAGATGAGAAAACAGTCAACAGGTGGGGCTGTTGTGAATATGGGCTCTATCATGAGCCAGGTTGCTGAATTCGGAATTGCTTCGTATGCTTCATCAAAACATGGGTTGGTAGGCCTTACCAAAGTAGCTGCGTTGGAAAACGGAACTCATAATATTCGTGTTAATGCGATTGGTCCGGGATATATAGAAACCCCTTTGTTAATGGACAATGCAGCACAAAGTACAGAGTACAGATCTTATATGGAATCTAAACATGCGATGAAAAGATTGGGAAAACCCGAGGAAATTGCAAAAGCTGTATTATTTTTGGCATCAGATGACGCAAGTTTCTGTACAGGAGCTTATCTTCCGGTAGATGGAGGTTATCTGATACAATAA
- a CDS encoding AraC family transcriptional regulator yields MNERNIPIQRIREVQERLKIYHDIIFCQSKGSYYWYNPIRHDFLSLILFESAEGKHIIEGKAYLIQGKLLHLVFPGQIHYWNCESQHEICQLFISENIFERMERLMPFPIFMYKKKPVIDLDDEDFNRFMHEFKDIRDELQIPSPVMSEIIYSKMKIIVRNIAKEVQKNTEYLNVYESHPVLFDFMNLLNKNFRQERTKKYYADQLRINANYLNILCKKYLGRTAIEIIHNQTIEKIKYKLMMTADPLKDIAFDFSFQNYGHFSGFVKKHTGITPKKFRELYGIPVEKRSNQQ; encoded by the coding sequence ATGAATGAGAGAAACATTCCAATTCAGCGGATCCGGGAGGTTCAGGAAAGATTGAAAATATATCATGATATTATTTTTTGCCAATCCAAGGGATCTTATTATTGGTATAACCCTATTCGTCATGATTTTCTTTCACTGATATTGTTTGAAAGCGCAGAGGGAAAGCATATCATTGAGGGGAAAGCATATCTCATACAAGGGAAGCTGCTTCATCTGGTATTTCCAGGTCAGATCCATTATTGGAATTGTGAAAGCCAACATGAGATCTGCCAGCTATTTATAAGCGAGAATATATTTGAAAGAATGGAACGATTGATGCCGTTTCCGATTTTTATGTACAAAAAAAAGCCGGTTATTGATCTGGATGATGAGGATTTTAACAGATTCATGCATGAGTTCAAGGATATTCGGGATGAACTTCAAATTCCCTCTCCGGTGATGAGCGAAATTATTTACTCCAAAATGAAAATTATCGTCAGAAATATTGCTAAAGAAGTACAGAAAAATACAGAATACCTTAATGTGTATGAAAGCCATCCAGTTCTTTTTGATTTTATGAACCTTTTGAATAAAAACTTCAGACAGGAGAGAACCAAAAAATATTATGCAGACCAATTAAGGATCAATGCTAATTATCTGAATATTCTCTGCAAAAAATATTTGGGACGAACAGCCATCGAAATAATACACAATCAAACCATAGAAAAGATAAAATATAAGCTGATGATGACAGCTGATCCTTTGAAAGATATTGCCTTTGACTTTAGCTTTCAAAACTATGGGCATTTTTCAGGTTTTGTTAAAAAACATACAGGAATTACTCCAAAAAAATTCAGGGAACTGTATGGAATACCTGTCGAGAAAAGGAGTAATCAACAATGA
- a CDS encoding methionine ABC transporter ATP-binding protein, whose translation MIEIRNISKTFHQKKQAFKALDQVSLNIDKGDIVGIIGFSGAGKSTLIRTVNLLERPDEGQIIINGKDFTQLSSKQLAEERKKIGMIFQHFNLLSSRTVFDNVALPLELDHISKDQINKKVNELLKIVGLEDKAHDYPRNLSGGQKQRVAIARALANDPHLLLCDEATSALDPVTTQSILQLLKDINVRLGITILLITHEMEVIKAVCNHVAVIDKGKLLAKGTLSEIISNRENPVIQQFINSDIMTLPQELNTRLQKEPQEGLFPLVEIELNENISVEQILSALYNEHKIPYKLLKADVEYFGNSNFGKLLLQLQGEAEENQKAIYYFNQNKIQNTVKGYA comes from the coding sequence ATGATAGAAATCAGAAACATATCAAAAACATTCCATCAGAAGAAGCAGGCATTTAAGGCATTGGACCAGGTGAGCCTCAACATTGATAAAGGAGATATTGTAGGTATCATAGGCTTCTCCGGTGCCGGAAAAAGTACCCTGATCCGTACCGTTAATCTGTTGGAAAGACCGGATGAAGGGCAGATCATTATTAATGGAAAGGATTTCACCCAATTAAGTTCAAAGCAGCTTGCTGAAGAACGTAAAAAAATAGGAATGATCTTCCAGCACTTTAACCTTCTTTCTTCAAGAACTGTTTTTGATAATGTAGCACTTCCTCTGGAGCTGGACCACATCAGCAAAGATCAAATCAATAAAAAGGTCAACGAATTACTGAAGATTGTTGGCCTTGAAGATAAAGCCCATGATTACCCAAGAAACCTTTCCGGAGGACAGAAACAAAGAGTGGCCATCGCAAGGGCTTTAGCCAATGATCCTCACCTGTTGCTTTGTGATGAAGCCACCAGTGCACTGGATCCGGTTACCACCCAATCTATTTTACAGCTCCTAAAGGATATTAATGTGAGATTAGGAATTACTATTCTTCTGATTACCCATGAAATGGAAGTCATTAAAGCTGTTTGTAATCACGTTGCCGTGATAGACAAAGGAAAACTATTAGCTAAAGGAACATTAAGTGAGATCATTTCAAACCGGGAAAATCCGGTGATCCAACAATTTATAAATTCAGACATCATGACCCTGCCACAGGAACTCAATACCAGGCTACAGAAAGAACCTCAGGAAGGTCTATTTCCATTGGTCGAAATAGAACTTAACGAAAACATAAGTGTTGAACAGATTCTTTCAGCCTTATACAATGAACATAAAATCCCTTACAAACTTTTGAAAGCAGATGTAGAATATTTTGGGAATTCTAATTTTGGTAAACTACTTTTGCAACTTCAAGGAGAGGCTGAGGAAAACCAGAAGGCCATCTATTATTTTAATCAGAACAAAATTCAAAATACAGTAAAAGGATATGCTTAG
- a CDS encoding phage holin family protein, producing the protein MNLIIRLFVTAIVAYLLTKILPGVHFEGFSSAIIFAIVLGVLNIFVKPILSLFGLPLTILTLGFFALVINAGIILIADYFIDSMVVDGFWWAFVFSILLSIVTSLANSMFSDGD; encoded by the coding sequence ATGAACTTAATTATCCGTTTGTTCGTCACAGCAATCGTGGCGTACCTTTTAACTAAAATTTTACCGGGAGTACACTTTGAAGGTTTTTCATCAGCAATTATTTTTGCCATTGTACTTGGGGTTTTAAACATATTTGTAAAGCCTATTTTAAGCCTGTTTGGGCTTCCGCTTACCATTCTAACCTTAGGATTCTTTGCATTGGTTATTAATGCAGGTATTATCCTGATTGCTGACTATTTCATAGACAGTATGGTGGTAGATGGTTTCTGGTGGGCATTTGTCTTCAGTATATTATTATCAATCGTGACTTCTCTGGCGAATTCAATGTTCTCAGATGGGGATTAA
- a CDS encoding SDR family NAD(P)-dependent oxidoreductase has protein sequence MKRFENKVAFITGGNSGIGKAVAVLMAREGAKVVIADLKENRETLEEILKEGTDAKFIACDVSNHEEVES, from the coding sequence ATGAAACGTTTTGAAAACAAAGTTGCTTTTATTACAGGAGGAAATTCAGGAATTGGGAAAGCTGTGGCTGTTTTAATGGCAAGAGAGGGAGCGAAGGTTGTTATTGCCGACCTTAAAGAGAACCGGGAAACCCTGGAAGAAATTCTGAAAGAAGGAACCGACGCAAAATTTATTGCATGTGATGTATCGAATCATGAAGAAGTGGAAAGTTAA
- the metI gene encoding methionine ABC transporter permease MetI: protein MLSDAVLALLAKGTWETIYMTFVSGFFGFVLGLPVGILLFLTRKGQLLENVIYYRALSIIVNIFRAIPFIILIVWMIPFTRVLAGTSIGVNAALVPLSVGAAPFIARLVENSLIEVPHGLIETARALGASPFQIIRKVLLPEALPSLINNATITLITLVGYSAMGGAVGAGGLGQVGYQYGYIGYDIVIMNTVLILLVLLVFIIQFMGDRLSKRFDHR from the coding sequence ATGCTTAGTGATGCAGTACTTGCCCTTTTGGCAAAAGGAACCTGGGAAACAATTTATATGACATTCGTATCCGGATTTTTTGGATTTGTTTTAGGGCTCCCCGTTGGAATTCTCTTATTTTTAACAAGAAAAGGACAGTTGTTAGAAAATGTGATCTACTACAGAGCATTATCCATTATTGTCAATATTTTCAGAGCGATCCCGTTCATCATTTTAATTGTGTGGATGATCCCTTTTACAAGGGTTTTAGCGGGAACCTCCATTGGAGTCAATGCAGCATTGGTTCCATTAAGTGTGGGAGCAGCCCCTTTTATTGCAAGATTGGTTGAAAACAGCCTTATCGAAGTTCCTCACGGATTAATAGAAACAGCGAGAGCCTTAGGCGCTTCCCCTTTTCAGATCATCAGAAAGGTTTTACTTCCGGAAGCACTTCCTTCATTGATTAATAATGCAACCATTACATTAATCACATTAGTAGGGTATTCTGCGATGGGTGGTGCTGTAGGTGCCGGTGGATTAGGACAGGTTGGATACCAGTATGGATATATCGGTTATGATATTGTGATTATGAATACGGTATTGATCTTACTAGTACTTTTGGTTTTTATCATCCAGTTTATGGGAGATAGACTTTCTAAGAGGTTTGACCATAGATAA
- a CDS encoding PaaI family thioesterase, translating into MTDSFGRSETLKFYNAELLEVETDFVSIKIPKMEMMTRKAGMFNGAMIASLVDVSSGYAAVSHYPEDCYVVTVELKVNYLRPAIGDALVSKSYVIKGGSKISVIRTEIYVQNEDSGSESHAATSLVTMMKIK; encoded by the coding sequence ATGACAGACAGCTTCGGCCGTTCAGAAACCCTGAAATTCTATAATGCTGAACTATTGGAAGTAGAAACTGATTTCGTTTCTATTAAAATACCCAAAATGGAAATGATGACCAGAAAAGCAGGCATGTTTAATGGGGCGATGATTGCTTCCCTGGTGGACGTTTCATCAGGATATGCCGCAGTAAGCCATTATCCGGAAGACTGCTACGTGGTAACAGTAGAATTAAAGGTAAACTATCTGCGTCCGGCTATTGGAGATGCTTTGGTTTCAAAATCTTATGTCATTAAAGGTGGTTCTAAAATCAGTGTCATCAGAACGGAAATTTATGTTCAGAATGAAGACTCCGGATCAGAAAGTCATGCAGCGACTTCATTAGTCACCATGATGAAGATAAAATAA
- a CDS encoding MarR family winged helix-turn-helix transcriptional regulator: MKKIKAGDLPLRRQLGITMVETYHHVYEKSQEFFAGYGLTSQQYNVLSILHDAGQPLSTSAILKKMLEKNAGVSRLVDRLILKELVEKSVNTEDKRLIDVALTKKGNSLYKKVTDHLAGVDDVYNALTDEETETLIRLLEKMRKI; this comes from the coding sequence ATGAAAAAAATAAAAGCGGGAGATCTTCCACTTCGAAGACAGCTGGGAATTACCATGGTGGAAACATATCATCATGTATATGAAAAATCGCAAGAGTTTTTTGCCGGTTATGGGCTTACTTCCCAGCAGTATAATGTGCTTTCGATCCTGCATGATGCGGGCCAGCCATTATCTACTTCTGCCATTTTGAAAAAGATGTTAGAGAAAAACGCAGGAGTATCCAGACTGGTAGACCGATTGATTCTAAAAGAATTGGTTGAAAAAAGTGTGAATACAGAAGATAAACGCCTGATAGATGTTGCACTTACGAAAAAAGGAAATTCTTTATATAAAAAAGTGACTGACCATCTAGCGGGGGTAGATGATGTGTACAATGCATTGACAGATGAAGAAACAGAAACTCTGATCCGCCTTTTGGAAAAAATGAGAAAAATTTAA
- a CDS encoding EamA family transporter, translating into MSNSKNKWLVPLAFTNIYVIWGITFLAISFGLKGFPPFILSGLRFLVAGVLMMGYLLSKGEKANSLVNWKKNAITGVLILTGGTGLVAWGEQYVTASEAAISIATGPFWFIAIDRKNWKYYFSDKFIPIGLMIGFVGLIFFLKGSVNSTAAHASADPQLRITAFVVLGFSSIAWVLGSLYSKKNPASHSTFMNIAQQLIVAGVAAFLIALFRGEWTHFSASNVPVSAWAGVLFLIFFGSIVAYLSYIWLLSVKPAALVSTHTYINPIVTVIAGWIVANQSINGGQLYGLTIILLGVLLTNVTKYFKLSKRSKVKIRRVRRFFNRAGKRYQPI; encoded by the coding sequence ATGAGCAATTCTAAAAACAAATGGCTGGTTCCATTGGCATTTACAAACATTTATGTAATATGGGGGATTACGTTTTTAGCTATTTCATTTGGCTTGAAAGGTTTTCCTCCGTTCATTCTTTCGGGATTGAGATTTCTGGTAGCAGGGGTTTTGATGATGGGGTATTTATTGTCTAAAGGGGAAAAAGCAAATTCTCTGGTCAACTGGAAGAAAAATGCCATTACCGGAGTTCTTATCCTTACCGGAGGAACAGGTCTTGTAGCCTGGGGCGAACAGTATGTAACAGCTTCAGAAGCTGCAATCTCTATTGCCACCGGACCCTTCTGGTTCATTGCCATCGATAGAAAAAACTGGAAATACTATTTTTCAGATAAGTTTATTCCGATAGGTCTGATGATTGGATTCGTAGGATTGATATTCTTCTTAAAAGGAAGTGTAAACTCTACTGCGGCACATGCTTCTGCTGATCCTCAATTACGGATTACTGCTTTTGTAGTATTGGGATTCAGTTCTATTGCATGGGTTTTAGGTTCTCTATATTCCAAGAAAAATCCAGCCTCACATTCTACCTTTATGAATATTGCCCAGCAGCTTATTGTAGCAGGAGTAGCGGCTTTTCTTATTGCCTTATTCAGAGGAGAATGGACTCATTTTTCCGCTTCAAACGTGCCTGTATCAGCATGGGCAGGTGTTCTGTTTTTGATCTTCTTTGGATCGATAGTCGCTTATTTGTCGTACATTTGGCTGTTGTCCGTGAAACCCGCTGCATTGGTAAGTACCCATACCTACATTAACCCTATTGTTACGGTTATTGCAGGATGGATTGTGGCTAATCAAAGTATCAATGGAGGCCAGTTATATGGTTTGACAATCATATTGCTGGGAGTATTGCTGACCAATGTCACCAAGTATTTCAAGCTTTCCAAACGGTCTAAGGTCAAAATCAGAAGAGTTAGAAGATTTTTTAACAGGGCAGGCAAAAGATATCAGCCTATTTAA
- a CDS encoding type IA DNA topoisomerase, producing the protein MKLCIAEKPSVARDIAKVLGATASKQGYMEGNGYCVTWTFGHLCTLKEPHDYGPQFKSWNLFSLPIIPSSFGIKLIQNKGVENQFKVIERLVEECDEVINCGDAGQEGELIQRWVLQKAKCNKPVQRLWISSLTEDAIKEGFASLKPAEDYKNLYLAGNARAIGDWLLGINATRLFTKKFGGNKAVLSIGRVQTPTLAMLVQRQKEIDAFTTEEYWELKTKYREVVFNAAIDRLKTLERAEKGLEYLKVNPFEIVSFEIKEGKEKNPRLFDLTGLQVEANKKYGYSAENTLNYVQSLYEKKHVTYPRVDTTYLSDSLYPKIEGILRKMYPYQELIAPLLEAPIPKSKAVFDDTKVTDHHAIIPTEVPPSQNLSREEKLIYDLIAKRFIAVFYPECKISNTLVEGKVGTIPFKTSGRQILEPGWRAVYAKEPKEESTDKEKEKEEEQTIPEFIVGETGPHDPMIHQGKTTPPKPYTEATLLRAMETAGKQVEDEELREMLKNNGIGRPSTRANIIETLFKRKYIEKKRKNLIATQTGIQLIDTIEDELLKSPELTGEWESKLRKIEKGEYEANLFKEELIQMVTELTDKVVYGKGKVITLQDEEKEEVKEKKKREPAQKKELQSWEETKCPKCKEHNLIKGKAAVGCSDFKNCGFKITFEIFGKKLSDKQLLDLVLKGKTSKLKGFSAHQEGLTEGVLSLTDDFQVQLT; encoded by the coding sequence ATGAAATTATGTATTGCCGAAAAACCAAGTGTTGCCAGAGATATTGCCAAAGTATTAGGTGCTACCGCATCTAAACAAGGCTATATGGAAGGAAACGGCTATTGCGTGACATGGACGTTCGGACATCTTTGTACCCTAAAGGAACCTCACGATTACGGTCCGCAATTCAAATCCTGGAATTTATTTTCACTGCCTATTATTCCCAGCAGTTTTGGAATAAAACTAATTCAGAATAAAGGAGTAGAAAATCAGTTTAAAGTGATTGAAAGGCTAGTCGAAGAATGTGATGAGGTCATTAATTGTGGGGATGCCGGGCAAGAGGGAGAATTGATCCAGCGTTGGGTACTGCAGAAAGCAAAATGCAACAAACCTGTTCAGCGTTTATGGATTTCTTCATTGACGGAAGACGCTATCAAAGAAGGTTTTGCCAGCCTGAAACCGGCAGAAGATTATAAAAACCTATATCTGGCTGGAAATGCCAGAGCAATAGGAGATTGGCTATTGGGGATCAACGCAACAAGGCTTTTTACCAAAAAGTTTGGGGGAAATAAAGCTGTTCTTTCCATTGGAAGGGTACAGACTCCTACATTAGCTATGCTGGTTCAGCGTCAGAAAGAAATTGATGCTTTTACTACCGAAGAATATTGGGAACTGAAAACCAAATATCGTGAGGTGGTTTTCAATGCTGCGATTGATCGTCTTAAAACGTTAGAGCGTGCAGAAAAAGGGTTAGAATATCTTAAAGTAAATCCTTTTGAAATCGTTTCGTTTGAAATTAAAGAAGGAAAAGAAAAAAATCCACGGCTTTTTGATTTGACCGGATTGCAGGTTGAAGCCAACAAAAAATACGGATATTCAGCAGAGAATACATTGAATTATGTTCAGAGTCTTTACGAAAAGAAGCATGTCACCTATCCGCGTGTTGATACTACATACTTATCAGATAGTTTATATCCGAAAATAGAAGGAATTCTTCGAAAGATGTATCCATACCAGGAGTTGATTGCGCCTTTATTGGAAGCTCCGATTCCAAAGTCAAAAGCGGTGTTTGATGATACCAAAGTTACCGATCACCATGCGATCATTCCTACGGAAGTTCCTCCTTCCCAAAATCTGAGCAGAGAAGAAAAACTGATTTATGACCTGATCGCGAAACGTTTCATTGCGGTTTTTTATCCCGAATGTAAAATTTCAAATACGTTGGTAGAAGGAAAAGTAGGAACTATTCCTTTCAAAACCAGTGGAAGACAGATTCTGGAACCGGGATGGAGAGCTGTTTATGCGAAAGAACCTAAAGAAGAGTCTACAGATAAAGAAAAAGAAAAAGAAGAAGAACAAACTATTCCTGAATTTATCGTAGGAGAAACCGGACCTCACGACCCTATGATTCACCAGGGAAAAACGACTCCACCAAAACCTTACACGGAAGCAACCTTACTGAGAGCAATGGAAACCGCCGGAAAACAGGTTGAAGATGAAGAATTGCGTGAGATGTTGAAGAATAATGGGATCGGAAGACCATCTACCCGTGCCAACATTATCGAAACGTTATTCAAAAGAAAATATATTGAAAAGAAACGAAAAAATCTGATTGCCACTCAAACAGGCATTCAGCTGATTGATACCATTGAAGATGAACTTTTAAAGAGCCCGGAACTAACTGGAGAATGGGAATCTAAACTTCGTAAGATTGAAAAAGGGGAGTATGAAGCCAACCTTTTCAAAGAAGAACTGATTCAGATGGTAACAGAGCTTACCGATAAAGTAGTATACGGAAAAGGTAAAGTCATTACCCTGCAGGACGAAGAGAAAGAAGAAGTGAAGGAAAAGAAAAAAAGAGAACCTGCACAGAAAAAAGAGCTTCAGTCCTGGGAAGAAACAAAATGCCCGAAATGCAAGGAACATAATCTGATTAAAGGTAAAGCTGCTGTTGGATGTTCAGATTTTAAAAACTGCGGGTTTAAAATCACGTTTGAAATCTTTGGGAAAAAGTTATCTGATAAACAGCTTTTAGATCTTGTTTTAAAAGGAAAAACTTCTAAACTGAAAGGGTTCAGTGCTCACCAGGAAGGGTTGACAGAAGGAGTACTTTCTTTAACAGATGATTTCCAGGTACAGCTTACCTAA